CGGTAGCAAAAGACAGGGCCATCTTTACAAACAAAGTTAGGTCCCCACTGGCAGTGACCGCAGATTCCAATGGCACACTTCATGTTGCGCTCCATGGATAGATAGATATTGGATTCAGTCACACCTTTATGGAGAAGAACCTGTATGCAAAAGCGCATCATGATCTCGGGTCCACACACAAACACTAAAGCATCATTGCACTCTAAATGAGTGACACGCAGAGGGTCGGTAATCACACCAATATGCCCGTTCCAGTCTGTGCTGGCGTGGTCCACAGATGTCACCAGTTCAAATGAGCTGCGCCAGTGACCAAGCTCTGGCTGGTAGAGCATTTCTTCGGGGCGACGAGCCCCATAGAAAACTTGTAGTCTCCTGGCCGGCAAGTGCCCCTTAAGAAAGCTGTAGATTAGGGGTCGTAAAGGCGCTAGCCCGAGTCCGCCGGCGATAATCACTAAGGGACGATTTGCCGCCAGGTGAGTTGGCCACCCCTGCCCGAATGGTCCCCGGATGCCCAGTTGCGTTCCAACTTCCAATTTGCAAAGCGCTTGGGTAGCAAGCCCCTGGCCTTTAATCGTATGGGTAAGTGGCTCAGCGGGTGATGCACTGGAACCACTCAAGGAGATAGCAGCTTCCCCGGCACCAAAGGCGTAAAGCATATTGAATTGCCCGGGCTGAATGGGTGATGGGCCCCCAGCCTCTCGTGTCAGGGATAGAGTGATAGTGCCAGGAAACTCTTCACGCCGATGGGTAACACGCCATAATTCAGGGATCACAGCGAGGAATTCCCTGTGAAGGATGTGGCCCGTAAAGGTCCAACAACTGTATTCGTGCTGCCTGCAGTCGTTCTGTAGCAACTTTGGTAAACCGTTTCATCAGCTCGAAACCGAGTCTCGGTTCTTTTTCACACTTATCTCGGAGGCACTGCCCGCCAAGTTTAAGGCTGCGAACTGAGGTCAGGGCCCGGGCATCGAAAGCACTCAAGTAGGGAGGATACAGCCAGGACCAGCCGAATATATCTCCACCATGCAGTGTCATAAGGCAAAGGGGTCCATAGTTGGGGACAAAGGTTTCTACGGCGACACGTCCAGATCGAATTAAGAAGAAATGGTTAGCTGGAGTGTTTTCCCTGGCAAGGTATTCTCCTTCTTTATAGTGACTATTGCTTGTACATCCGGAGAGGAATGCCAGGTCCTTGTCTGCCAACCCGGTAAAGAAAGGGTGCTCCTTGAGTAAGGTGGTGACAACTTTCATTTTTGTTCCTGGGCGCGAATATTCTGTATCTCTTCCGTGATATCGATGCCTACTGGACACCAGGTAATACAACGTCCACAGCCGACACAGCCAGAGCTGTCAAATTGGTCATACCAAGTGGCCAGTTTGTGAGTCATCCACTGCCGATAGCGGCTGCGGGTATCCGCCCTAACTGGGCCGCCAGACAAATAGCTCAACTCAGCCGTAAAGCAGGAATCCCAACGCTCCCA
This DNA window, taken from Microbulbifer sp. MKSA007, encodes the following:
- a CDS encoding FAD/NAD(P)-binding protein, with the translated sequence MIPELWRVTHRREEFPGTITLSLTREAGGPSPIQPGQFNMLYAFGAGEAAISLSGSSASPAEPLTHTIKGQGLATQALCKLEVGTQLGIRGPFGQGWPTHLAANRPLVIIAGGLGLAPLRPLIYSFLKGHLPARRLQVFYGARRPEEMLYQPELGHWRSSFELVTSVDHASTDWNGHIGVITDPLRVTHLECNDALVFVCGPEIMMRFCIQVLLHKGVTESNIYLSMERNMKCAIGICGHCQWGPNFVCKDGPVFCYRDIRSWFQINSL
- a CDS encoding cyclic nucleotide-binding domain-containing protein; the encoded protein is MKVVTTLLKEHPFFTGLADKDLAFLSGCTSNSHYKEGEYLARENTPANHFFLIRSGRVAVETFVPNYGPLCLMTLHGGDIFGWSWLYPPYLSAFDARALTSVRSLKLGGQCLRDKCEKEPRLGFELMKRFTKVATERLQAARIQLLDLYGPHPSQGIPRCDP